A region of Pseudarthrobacter sp. NIBRBAC000502770 DNA encodes the following proteins:
- a CDS encoding DNA polymerase III subunit alpha, which produces MSFTHLHVSTAFSAHYGVSWPEELAMAAAADGATALACTDRDGLYGTIKHLKACMAAGIDPIVGVDLAVFDDDGDHRTQVAGRVVVLARGQNNGAGYRALCRLVSDAHARTSGKAGGAVPTAVTRAELASRTLDPHTLKPVLTVLIGPDSDVGRAMGGRRYLRPRTLFKQWLDAMPAGTVVAEIVSQLSAPGSPFSTAHAVRMLRLAEEHHVPAVLTNAVRYCAADGAPTADVLDSARTLKSLPELAGEPLLQPTGQGWLKSADQMLGLGKEIISAAGYGAADLKQLLAQTEALADLCRIDPATDMGWKQPVVPEAAVIGINQDPHTELLQRCHAGIGRRFPGIGGTAERDMMARLDHELGIIQNLGFSSYFLTVAEVSRMIQDMGVRAAARGSGASSLVNYLIDVSHVNPLQHDLIFERFLSNDRATLPDIDIDVESAERHNVYHRIFERFGSERVTLMSMQNGYRARGAVRDAGLALGMDDGEVGEIAKQLWRFSARKFREALQEKPELREFAGRVEQSDAQGNQQLDLLVDLTERLDRLPRHISMHPCGVILGDATLLDRTPVQPSGLGLPMSQFDKHDMDPMGMLKLDVLGVRMQSAMAFAVREIIRIHPSKEEVVEAGNHPIGPFGSGPDYIAANGRIDLNAVPLDDEATYELIRSTHTLGCFQIESPGQRELIGKMAPREFNDLIIDISLFRPGPMKSDMVRPFLEHRHGFAPEVYPHPDLKPVLQETHGVTVFHEQILKTLDVMTGCGLAKADEFRRALSNEAGEARVEEYFRRHAKAKGYAPEVVDKVWGTLKSFASFGFCKAHGAAFAVPTYQSAWLKTHHPEAFLAGLWEHDPGMYPKRLLVAEARRLGIPILPLDINRSKAEYRVERIASGTDAGRLGIRLSLNGIYGLSAAELKRIVAGQPYDSLADLRARSRLSKPSIRRLAQLGAFDSLHREAGGPANRADLVHHLQQLQTAKTGKKGIEVLDGQLSLPLGDIELRNIKPGLPAPTLVENVRAELDLMAVDVSTHLMDSHRTLLEKLGVTTADKLLSLRNGTEVLVAGVRVATQTPPMRGGRRVVFISIDDGTGCVDSVFFHEAQESAGPLLFGTRLMLIRGTTRRTGPRGISISASMAWDLSRTESLPFPESATEPTPVTGHEAVEDGPHPLDGITRTLAITGFNG; this is translated from the coding sequence ATGAGCTTTACCCACCTGCACGTTTCCACGGCATTCAGCGCCCATTACGGAGTTTCCTGGCCGGAGGAACTGGCCATGGCTGCCGCTGCCGATGGCGCCACGGCCCTCGCCTGCACCGACCGGGACGGCCTGTACGGCACCATCAAGCACCTCAAAGCCTGTATGGCGGCGGGCATCGACCCCATCGTAGGCGTGGACCTGGCGGTATTTGACGACGACGGCGATCACCGCACCCAGGTAGCAGGCAGGGTGGTGGTGCTGGCCAGGGGGCAGAACAACGGTGCCGGGTACCGCGCCTTGTGCCGGCTGGTTTCCGATGCGCACGCGAGGACCTCCGGGAAAGCCGGGGGAGCGGTACCCACCGCGGTGACCCGTGCCGAGCTGGCCTCCCGCACCCTCGACCCCCACACCCTCAAACCGGTGCTGACGGTGCTGATCGGCCCGGACTCGGACGTCGGCCGGGCCATGGGAGGCCGGCGCTACCTGCGTCCCAGGACCCTGTTCAAGCAATGGCTCGACGCAATGCCCGCCGGAACTGTGGTGGCGGAGATCGTCTCCCAACTCAGTGCGCCGGGCAGTCCTTTCAGCACGGCGCACGCTGTGCGCATGCTACGGCTCGCGGAGGAACACCATGTTCCGGCAGTCCTCACCAACGCCGTCCGGTATTGCGCAGCCGATGGTGCACCGACCGCGGATGTCCTTGACTCCGCGCGGACTTTGAAGTCCCTCCCCGAACTGGCAGGGGAGCCACTCCTGCAACCCACGGGCCAGGGATGGCTGAAATCAGCGGATCAAATGCTGGGCCTTGGTAAGGAAATCATCTCCGCCGCCGGTTATGGAGCCGCAGACCTCAAGCAGTTGTTGGCGCAGACCGAGGCGCTCGCCGACCTCTGCCGGATCGACCCCGCCACTGATATGGGATGGAAACAGCCAGTGGTGCCGGAAGCTGCCGTCATCGGCATCAACCAGGATCCCCACACGGAGCTCCTCCAGCGCTGCCATGCCGGAATCGGCAGGCGGTTCCCGGGCATCGGCGGTACGGCGGAGCGGGACATGATGGCCCGTTTGGACCATGAACTGGGGATCATCCAGAACCTGGGCTTCTCCTCCTATTTCCTCACTGTTGCGGAGGTCTCCAGGATGATCCAGGACATGGGAGTCCGGGCGGCTGCCAGGGGATCGGGGGCATCAAGCCTGGTCAACTACCTGATAGACGTCAGCCATGTGAACCCCCTCCAGCATGACCTGATCTTTGAACGCTTCCTCTCCAACGACCGCGCCACCCTCCCGGACATTGACATCGACGTCGAAAGTGCAGAGCGCCACAACGTCTACCACAGGATCTTCGAGCGCTTCGGCTCCGAACGCGTAACCCTCATGAGCATGCAGAACGGATACCGGGCCCGTGGTGCAGTCCGCGACGCCGGGCTGGCGCTGGGCATGGACGATGGCGAGGTGGGGGAGATTGCCAAGCAGCTGTGGCGGTTCTCAGCGCGGAAATTCCGTGAAGCCCTGCAGGAAAAACCCGAACTGCGGGAATTTGCCGGAAGGGTGGAGCAGTCCGATGCGCAGGGAAACCAGCAACTTGACCTGCTGGTAGACCTGACCGAACGCCTTGACCGGCTGCCCCGCCACATATCCATGCACCCATGTGGGGTGATCCTGGGCGATGCCACGCTGCTGGACCGCACACCGGTCCAGCCAAGCGGGCTTGGCCTGCCCATGAGCCAGTTCGACAAACATGACATGGACCCCATGGGCATGCTCAAACTCGATGTCCTGGGTGTCCGTATGCAAAGCGCCATGGCATTTGCCGTCCGGGAAATCATCAGGATCCACCCCTCAAAGGAAGAAGTGGTGGAGGCTGGGAACCACCCCATTGGACCTTTTGGTTCGGGGCCGGATTACATTGCCGCCAACGGCCGGATCGACCTGAACGCCGTCCCCCTCGACGACGAAGCCACCTATGAGCTGATCAGGAGCACGCACACCCTTGGCTGCTTCCAGATCGAATCCCCCGGACAGCGTGAATTGATCGGCAAGATGGCGCCACGGGAGTTCAACGACCTCATCATCGACATTTCCCTGTTCCGCCCGGGGCCCATGAAATCGGACATGGTGCGGCCCTTCCTGGAACACCGGCACGGGTTCGCCCCCGAGGTTTACCCGCACCCGGATCTCAAACCAGTGCTGCAGGAGACGCACGGGGTCACGGTTTTCCACGAGCAGATCCTGAAGACCCTGGATGTCATGACCGGGTGCGGGCTGGCCAAAGCCGATGAATTCCGCAGGGCGTTGAGCAACGAGGCCGGTGAAGCCAGGGTGGAAGAGTACTTCCGGCGCCATGCCAAAGCCAAGGGGTATGCCCCTGAAGTGGTGGACAAGGTGTGGGGGACATTGAAGTCTTTTGCCAGTTTCGGTTTTTGCAAGGCCCACGGTGCTGCCTTCGCCGTCCCCACCTACCAGTCCGCCTGGCTGAAGACACACCACCCCGAAGCTTTCCTCGCAGGCTTATGGGAGCACGACCCCGGCATGTATCCCAAACGGCTGCTGGTGGCCGAAGCCCGCCGGCTGGGTATTCCCATCCTTCCCCTGGACATCAACCGAAGCAAAGCCGAATACCGCGTGGAGCGGATCGCGTCAGGCACGGATGCCGGCCGGCTCGGAATCCGGCTCAGCCTGAACGGAATCTACGGTCTGTCTGCTGCAGAACTGAAACGGATCGTCGCCGGCCAGCCTTACGACTCACTGGCGGACCTTCGGGCGCGCTCGCGGCTGAGCAAGCCCAGCATCAGGCGACTTGCGCAACTGGGGGCTTTTGATTCCCTGCACCGGGAAGCCGGAGGCCCTGCCAACCGCGCGGACCTGGTGCACCATCTGCAGCAGCTCCAAACAGCAAAGACAGGAAAGAAAGGCATTGAGGTCCTGGATGGGCAGCTGTCCCTTCCCCTGGGCGACATCGAGCTGCGGAATATCAAACCTGGGCTTCCAGCCCCCACCCTGGTCGAAAATGTCAGGGCGGAACTTGATCTCATGGCAGTGGATGTCAGTACCCACCTGATGGACAGCCACCGGACCCTGCTGGAGAAGCTGGGGGTCACCACGGCAGATAAGCTTCTCAGCCTGCGTAACGGCACCGAAGTGCTGGTGGCGGGGGTTCGGGTTGCCACCCAAACGCCGCCGATGCGCGGCGGAAGGCGGGTGGTGTTCATCAGCATCGACGACGGAACCGGCTGCGTGGATTCGGTGTTCTTCCACGAGGCACAGGAAAGCGCCGGACCGCTTTTGTTTGGTACCCGCCTGATGCTGATCCGTGGAACCACCCGAAGGACCGGTCCCAGGGGCATCAGCATCAGCGCGAGCATGGCGTGGGACCTGAGCCGTACGGAGAGCCTGCCCTTCCCGGAATCCGCCACAGAGCCCACTCCTGTGACCGGCCATGAGGCTGTCGAAGATGGGCCGCATCCGCTGGATGGCATCACCAGGACGCTGGCGATCACCGGGTTCAACGGGTGA
- a CDS encoding DUF6504 family protein, whose protein sequence is MGMFSESVDVACAPTGEPESLVWAGVSYTVCAEPVRWYERRQWWAEDSRAPLGSGPGVVDHEIWRVQVLPARGAARSAAAQEPPGAEVLTLDLSRHLRSNRWRLVRIHDALHPKTA, encoded by the coding sequence ATGGGCATGTTCAGCGAATCTGTTGACGTGGCGTGTGCCCCCACAGGTGAGCCGGAATCATTGGTATGGGCAGGTGTGTCCTATACCGTCTGCGCAGAACCCGTCCGCTGGTACGAACGCCGGCAGTGGTGGGCTGAGGACAGCAGGGCTCCCCTGGGCAGCGGGCCCGGAGTGGTGGACCACGAAATCTGGCGGGTCCAGGTGCTGCCCGCCCGGGGTGCCGCCCGTTCCGCCGCGGCACAGGAACCGCCCGGGGCAGAAGTCCTGACCCTTGACCTTTCCCGCCATCTCCGCAGCAACCGGTGGCGGCTGGTGCGGATCCATGACGCCCTTCACCCCAAGACTGCCTGA
- a CDS encoding chorismate mutase, translated as MATIQGNDRDARADREQLAAVRVAVDEVDDQIVTLIARRERLIRIAGTLKGDDAEVRAPGRVERIIEHVRSAAEKKDIDPDIVEATYRAMISAFIELELRIHKENS; from the coding sequence ATGGCGACAATTCAAGGAAACGACCGGGATGCCCGCGCCGACAGGGAACAGCTTGCTGCGGTCCGGGTTGCCGTTGACGAAGTCGATGACCAGATCGTTACCCTGATCGCCCGCCGCGAGCGGCTGATCAGGATCGCCGGCACGCTGAAGGGCGATGACGCGGAAGTGCGTGCCCCCGGCCGCGTAGAGCGGATTATTGAACATGTGCGGTCCGCTGCGGAGAAAAAGGACATCGACCCGGACATCGTTGAAGCAACCTACCGGGCCATGATCTCCGCATTCATTGAACTTGAACTGCGGATCCACAAAGAAAACAGCTGA
- a CDS encoding VOC family protein, which yields MEPRVDFISLGVRSVEESRAFYVDGLGWPVHREVAGEVVFIQVNHGLVLSLWDARQMQAEAVTGRPDGIPCITLSHNLGSPEEVDSAMEQAAAAGAAIIAEPVTKAWGGYTGYFADPDGFRWEVAYNPTWTVDDAGTVTV from the coding sequence ATGGAGCCCAGAGTCGACTTTATTTCCCTCGGTGTTCGCAGCGTCGAGGAGTCCCGTGCTTTCTACGTTGACGGCCTCGGCTGGCCGGTCCACCGCGAAGTCGCCGGGGAAGTGGTGTTCATCCAGGTGAACCACGGGCTGGTGCTTTCGCTCTGGGATGCCCGCCAGATGCAGGCCGAAGCCGTGACCGGCCGCCCGGACGGGATCCCCTGCATTACCCTGAGCCACAACCTGGGAAGCCCCGAAGAGGTGGACAGCGCCATGGAACAGGCCGCGGCCGCTGGGGCCGCCATTATTGCCGAGCCCGTCACCAAGGCCTGGGGCGGCTATACCGGGTACTTTGCCGATCCCGACGGTTTTCGCTGGGAAGTGGCATACAACCCCACCTGGACGGTGGACGACGCCGGTACGGTCACCGTTTGA
- a CDS encoding SOS response-associated peptidase: MCGRYVMARAVGDLLAEFDAELEDEVSIPPSWNVAPTDAVPIVLERLVDDSAAPRQVRQLHVARWGLVPSWAKDPGIGSRMINARSESVLEKPAFRKAVQSRRCAVPADGYYEWKQGPGKSKQPYYVHPGGDRGLAFAGLYEWWKDPSVPEGEPGRWLLSTSILTADTPPPGAESTIFGKLTELHDRVPLPMDKSTMEAWLDPQADDAAALVDLVRSGVKDAAADWRVESVGKDVGNVRNNGPELIRPVEALF, translated from the coding sequence ATGTGTGGACGCTACGTAATGGCACGCGCCGTGGGGGACCTCCTGGCCGAGTTCGACGCCGAACTCGAGGACGAGGTGAGCATCCCGCCGTCGTGGAATGTTGCACCCACCGATGCCGTCCCGATCGTGCTGGAGCGGCTGGTGGATGACAGTGCCGCGCCGCGCCAGGTGCGCCAGCTGCATGTGGCGCGATGGGGCCTGGTTCCGTCCTGGGCCAAGGATCCGGGCATCGGCTCGCGCATGATCAACGCCAGGAGTGAATCGGTGCTGGAGAAGCCTGCCTTCCGCAAGGCTGTGCAGTCCCGCCGCTGTGCCGTCCCGGCAGATGGCTACTACGAATGGAAGCAAGGCCCGGGGAAGTCGAAGCAGCCGTACTACGTGCATCCCGGTGGGGACCGTGGCTTGGCCTTCGCGGGCCTGTATGAGTGGTGGAAGGACCCGTCCGTACCGGAGGGGGAGCCGGGCCGCTGGCTGCTGTCCACCTCGATCCTGACGGCGGACACCCCTCCGCCCGGGGCGGAATCCACCATTTTCGGGAAGCTGACCGAACTCCACGACAGAGTGCCGCTGCCCATGGATAAGTCCACCATGGAAGCGTGGCTGGACCCGCAGGCGGATGATGCCGCCGCGCTGGTTGACTTGGTGCGGTCAGGGGTTAAGGACGCCGCTGCGGACTGGCGCGTGGAATCCGTAGGCAAGGACGTGGGCAACGTCCGCAACAACGGCCCGGAACTCATCCGCCCGGTGGAAGCTCTGTTCTAG
- a CDS encoding mycoredoxin, translated as MDFTPESGTITMFSTTWCGYCNRLKKQLDAQGIGYTEINIEEVDGTAELVEQLNGGNRTVPTVLFPDGSAATNPSAAEVKSRLAA; from the coding sequence GTGGACTTCACTCCCGAATCCGGCACCATCACCATGTTTTCCACCACGTGGTGCGGCTACTGCAACCGGCTCAAGAAGCAGCTGGACGCCCAGGGAATCGGCTACACCGAAATCAACATCGAAGAGGTGGACGGCACTGCCGAACTCGTGGAGCAGCTGAACGGCGGCAACCGCACCGTCCCCACGGTCCTCTTCCCGGACGGCAGCGCGGCCACCAACCCGTCCGCCGCCGAGGTCAAGAGCCGCCTGGCCGCCTGA
- a CDS encoding lipoate--protein ligase family protein: MHHTGTGSSALTVVRQDVSLGAGRDLEFGLELLARARSGGLGPTLRLYRPAPTVAFGQRDTRLPGFGAAAQACRDHGFEPLVRRAGGRAAAYHRGTLVVDHIEPDADAVAGSKARFGYFGGLFAEALQNVGVQAAVGEIPGEYCPGEFSVHGTDAMDSSRRIKLVGTAQRVVSGAWLFSSVIVVEDSAPIRKVLTDSYAALGLDWDPATAGAANDLVPGLDVAAVELALLETYAGHATLETASFSSLGA, encoded by the coding sequence ATGCACCACACCGGTACCGGATCCAGCGCGCTTACCGTGGTGCGGCAGGATGTGTCGCTCGGCGCTGGCCGTGACCTCGAATTCGGGCTGGAGCTGCTGGCGAGGGCACGAAGCGGCGGATTGGGGCCCACCCTGCGGCTGTACCGGCCCGCGCCCACGGTGGCGTTCGGGCAGCGGGACACCCGGCTGCCGGGATTCGGGGCCGCCGCCCAGGCCTGCCGCGATCATGGGTTCGAACCCCTGGTCCGGAGGGCCGGCGGACGCGCGGCCGCCTACCACCGGGGCACCCTGGTGGTGGACCACATTGAGCCGGACGCGGACGCCGTCGCCGGATCCAAGGCCCGGTTCGGGTACTTCGGAGGGCTGTTTGCGGAGGCGCTGCAGAACGTAGGCGTGCAGGCGGCGGTGGGGGAGATCCCCGGCGAGTACTGTCCCGGCGAGTTCAGCGTCCACGGAACCGATGCCATGGACAGTTCCCGCAGGATAAAACTGGTGGGCACCGCCCAACGGGTGGTCTCCGGTGCATGGCTCTTCAGCTCGGTGATCGTGGTGGAGGACTCCGCCCCGATCCGCAAGGTCCTTACCGACAGCTACGCGGCGCTGGGCCTGGACTGGGATCCTGCCACCGCCGGCGCCGCCAATGACCTGGTGCCGGGTTTGGACGTGGCCGCCGTTGAGCTGGCCCTCCTGGAAACGTATGCGGGCCATGCCACCCTGGAAACTGCTTCCTTCAGCAGCCTGGGGGCATGA
- a CDS encoding AarF/ABC1/UbiB kinase family protein produces the protein MASTVRAGANPPPPLREHRGRYRRILRFAAWNLASTWWFELFLPRVGLGWMAARSRSRRMRRFAQRFHDLAVELGGLMIKVGQFLSSRLDVLPPEITKELEGLQDEVPPVAFPAISALAAQELGTPLERVFASVDPAPIAAASLGQAHRARLDTLDAGDTGLDAVVLKVQRPGIGAIVDVDLAALRRVAGWLSHIRLVSRRADMPALVEEFAQTSLLEIDYLHEAVNAERFAADFAGDGRVEVPGVVWERTTRRVLTLEDVTAIKITDVQSLRAAGIDPATVAPVFASIMFDQLFTNGFFHADPHPGNIFVTPVPPGDGELPWKLTFIDFGMMGEVTPSTRSGLRKLLIAAAARDGKGLVGAINDVGVLMPSADSVGLERAMTQLFARFGGMGFAELREVDPREFRDFAVEFGDVVRSLPFQLPENFLLIIRAMSLTSGVCSALDERFNLWDSVEPYAARLLRNERGNLVQDAARQAIDAAAVAFRLPGRLDALAGRLEEGSLQVAVPRLERQAARLDRAVRRAASALVFGALLLAGAVVRPDDLALGNVLMTASAVPLLHALWVGRRGR, from the coding sequence GTGGCGTCCACGGTCCGGGCGGGGGCCAACCCTCCGCCACCCCTGCGGGAGCACCGCGGGCGCTACCGGAGGATCCTGCGCTTCGCAGCGTGGAACCTTGCCTCCACCTGGTGGTTCGAGCTGTTCCTGCCGCGGGTGGGGCTCGGCTGGATGGCTGCGCGGAGCCGTTCACGGCGGATGCGGCGCTTCGCCCAGCGGTTCCACGACCTGGCCGTGGAACTTGGGGGACTCATGATCAAGGTGGGCCAGTTCCTGTCCTCCCGGCTTGATGTCCTGCCGCCGGAAATCACTAAGGAGCTGGAGGGGCTGCAGGACGAGGTTCCCCCGGTGGCCTTCCCGGCCATCTCGGCCCTCGCAGCCCAGGAACTGGGGACGCCGCTGGAGAGGGTCTTCGCGTCCGTCGATCCCGCCCCCATCGCGGCTGCCTCCCTGGGCCAGGCGCACCGGGCACGCCTGGATACCCTCGATGCCGGGGACACCGGCCTCGATGCCGTGGTCCTGAAGGTGCAGCGGCCGGGCATCGGCGCGATCGTCGACGTCGACCTCGCCGCCCTGCGCAGGGTCGCCGGTTGGCTCAGCCACATCCGGCTCGTTTCCCGCCGGGCGGACATGCCGGCGCTGGTGGAGGAGTTCGCCCAGACCAGCCTGCTGGAAATCGACTACCTGCACGAAGCCGTCAATGCCGAGCGCTTTGCCGCGGACTTCGCCGGTGATGGCCGGGTGGAGGTTCCGGGCGTGGTCTGGGAGCGGACCACCCGCCGGGTGCTTACCCTGGAAGACGTCACGGCCATCAAGATCACGGACGTCCAGTCCCTCCGTGCCGCAGGGATCGATCCAGCAACCGTGGCGCCGGTGTTCGCGTCCATCATGTTCGACCAGCTGTTCACCAACGGCTTCTTCCACGCCGACCCGCATCCCGGGAACATCTTTGTCACCCCGGTCCCGCCAGGGGACGGGGAACTGCCCTGGAAGCTGACGTTCATCGACTTCGGCATGATGGGAGAGGTGACCCCTTCCACGCGCAGCGGGCTCCGGAAGCTGCTGATCGCGGCCGCAGCCCGGGACGGGAAGGGCCTGGTGGGGGCCATCAATGATGTGGGCGTCCTGATGCCGTCCGCGGACAGCGTTGGACTGGAGCGCGCCATGACGCAGCTCTTTGCCCGTTTCGGCGGCATGGGCTTCGCCGAACTCCGGGAAGTGGACCCGCGCGAGTTCCGTGACTTTGCGGTGGAGTTCGGTGACGTGGTCCGCTCGTTGCCGTTCCAGCTGCCGGAAAACTTCCTCCTCATCATCCGGGCCATGTCCCTCACCTCCGGAGTGTGCAGTGCGTTGGACGAGCGTTTCAACCTCTGGGACTCGGTGGAGCCGTACGCCGCCCGGCTGCTGCGGAACGAGCGGGGCAACCTGGTGCAGGACGCGGCCCGGCAGGCCATCGACGCCGCCGCTGTTGCCTTCCGCCTCCCCGGCCGGCTGGACGCGCTGGCAGGACGGCTGGAGGAGGGATCGCTGCAGGTAGCCGTACCACGTCTGGAACGCCAGGCTGCCCGGCTGGACAGGGCCGTGCGCCGCGCGGCGTCCGCCCTGGTCTTCGGAGCCCTGCTGCTCGCCGGGGCAGTCGTCCGGCCCGACGACCTTGCCCTGGGCAATGTGCTGATGACCGCATCGGCCGTTCCGCTGCTTCACGCCCTGTGGGTGGGGCGCCGGGGGCGTTAA
- a CDS encoding PadR family transcriptional regulator, with the protein MRASHPAGGFGGNNLDGMWQAVEELRSRFEKRAGTRAGKGEVRAAVLALLAEQPMHGYQIIREIEERSGGSWKPSAGSVYPTLQLLADEGSISAEESNGRKIYSLTEAGREEAAAHHGSAPWDPAGPVSGGVASLPKAGIELAQAAAQVGRTGSQDQVHQAVAVLDEARRRLYAILAQD; encoded by the coding sequence ATGCGTGCTTCACACCCTGCAGGCGGATTTGGCGGGAACAACCTCGACGGCATGTGGCAGGCCGTCGAGGAGCTGCGTTCCCGGTTTGAGAAGCGGGCCGGTACCCGGGCCGGAAAAGGCGAAGTGCGGGCGGCGGTCCTGGCACTGCTCGCCGAGCAGCCCATGCACGGTTACCAGATCATCCGGGAGATCGAGGAGCGCAGCGGCGGCAGCTGGAAGCCGAGCGCAGGTTCGGTCTACCCGACGCTGCAGCTGCTGGCGGACGAAGGTTCGATCAGTGCCGAGGAATCGAACGGCCGCAAAATCTATTCGCTGACCGAAGCGGGCCGGGAGGAAGCGGCGGCCCACCATGGCTCGGCGCCCTGGGATCCGGCCGGCCCCGTGTCCGGCGGCGTTGCTTCCCTCCCCAAGGCCGGGATCGAACTGGCCCAGGCCGCGGCGCAGGTGGGCCGTACGGGATCCCAGGACCAGGTGCACCAGGCCGTTGCGGTGCTGGATGAGGCCCGCCGCCGCCTGTACGCCATCCTCGCCCAGGACTGA
- a CDS encoding endonuclease/exonuclease/phosphatase family protein yields MRVISYNLRKHKASGELLALARNHDIDALCLQEVDASDLPETLGPLHLADATKGNRLGLAIYYRTSRFTALDTQSFALKKSMHDRVLAPAHERLIGTRVMDTETQHELVIGSFHAAPLTASNSLRRKQIHAAHAELLSMGRGLMTLMVGDFNYPFFTKNLDMHMKNSGYALSLSNRRTYTRYKVFKGHFDFATSLGLDIASVETLPRGNSDHLPILVTAEYGEGY; encoded by the coding sequence ATGCGCGTCATCAGCTACAACCTCCGCAAGCACAAGGCCAGCGGCGAGCTCCTCGCCCTGGCCCGGAACCATGACATCGATGCGCTGTGCCTCCAGGAAGTGGATGCCAGCGACCTCCCGGAAACCCTTGGGCCCCTGCACCTCGCGGATGCCACGAAAGGCAACCGGCTGGGGCTGGCCATCTACTACCGCACCAGCCGCTTCACCGCCCTGGACACGCAGTCCTTCGCGTTGAAGAAATCGATGCATGACAGGGTGCTGGCGCCGGCACACGAGCGGCTGATCGGCACCCGGGTGATGGACACCGAAACACAGCATGAACTGGTGATCGGCTCCTTTCATGCTGCCCCGTTGACGGCGTCGAACTCATTGCGGCGGAAGCAGATCCACGCCGCCCATGCGGAACTCCTGAGCATGGGAAGGGGCCTGATGACCCTGATGGTGGGCGACTTCAACTACCCGTTTTTCACCAAGAACCTGGACATGCACATGAAGAACTCCGGCTACGCCCTCTCCCTGAGCAACCGGCGGACCTACACCCGGTACAAGGTGTTCAAGGGCCATTTTGACTTCGCTACGTCGCTGGGCCTGGACATCGCCAGCGTGGAGACGCTGCCGCGCGGAAATTCCGACCACCTGCCCATCCTGGTCACCGCGGAGTACGGCGAGGGGTACTAG
- a CDS encoding NUDIX domain-containing protein, producing MDHFPPSSLSATPPPRTGPRDPGDAWVEGDRGRFWGRFGAAGVLAWDPGRGVLLQHRAVWSHNGGTWGLPGGALHQGEEPVDGALREAYEEAAVPSESVEVLFTSVLDHGYWSYTTVVVRVRESFEPVISDPESIALLWIPVAEVGALDLHPGFAAAWPELLARLDADEPWAGGRW from the coding sequence ATGGATCATTTCCCGCCCTCCAGCCTGTCCGCCACTCCGCCGCCGCGGACCGGCCCCCGTGACCCGGGCGATGCCTGGGTGGAAGGGGACCGCGGCCGGTTCTGGGGCAGGTTCGGAGCGGCCGGGGTCCTGGCCTGGGATCCCGGCAGGGGAGTCCTGCTGCAGCACCGCGCGGTTTGGAGCCACAACGGCGGAACCTGGGGCCTGCCCGGCGGGGCCCTGCACCAGGGCGAAGAGCCGGTTGACGGTGCCCTCCGGGAGGCCTACGAGGAAGCTGCCGTCCCGTCGGAGAGCGTGGAGGTGCTGTTCACTTCCGTGCTGGACCATGGTTACTGGTCCTACACCACGGTGGTGGTGCGGGTGCGGGAATCCTTTGAACCGGTGATCAGCGACCCCGAAAGCATCGCGCTGCTCTGGATCCCGGTGGCGGAGGTGGGGGCACTGGACCTGCACCCCGGTTTCGCCGCGGCGTGGCCGGAGCTGCTGGCGCGGCTGGACGCCGACGAACCCTGGGCAGGCGGACGCTGGTAG
- a CDS encoding DUF1918 domain-containing protein — protein sequence MEAAQGDRIVVRGRNVGSADRHGVILEVRGEGGHPPYLVRFDDGHETVMYPGGDFAVDHGQGT from the coding sequence ATGGAGGCAGCCCAAGGCGACCGGATCGTCGTGCGTGGCAGGAATGTGGGATCCGCGGACCGGCACGGTGTGATCCTCGAGGTGCGTGGCGAGGGCGGGCACCCGCCGTACCTCGTCCGCTTCGACGACGGCCACGAAACAGTCATGTATCCCGGCGGTGATTTCGCCGTCGACCACGGGCAGGGCACCTGA
- a CDS encoding metallophosphoesterase, whose protein sequence is MPLNLVLLADTHVPKRAKDLPEQVWAAVENADVVFHAGDWVEAELLDEFEQRSRRLLGVYGNNDGPDLRRRLPGRTTAVLDGVRFAMVHETGQAKGRELRCEALYPDTDVLVFGHSHIPWDTVSPGGLRLLNPGSPTDRRRQPACTYMEAVVDGGRLAEVRLVEVQRG, encoded by the coding sequence ATGCCACTGAACCTCGTCCTGCTCGCTGACACCCATGTGCCAAAACGCGCCAAAGACCTGCCGGAACAGGTATGGGCCGCCGTCGAAAATGCCGACGTGGTGTTCCACGCGGGCGACTGGGTGGAGGCGGAGTTGCTCGACGAGTTCGAGCAACGGAGCAGGCGCCTCTTGGGTGTTTACGGCAACAATGACGGCCCCGACCTTCGCCGCCGGTTGCCCGGGCGCACCACCGCAGTCCTGGACGGGGTGCGTTTTGCGATGGTCCACGAGACCGGCCAGGCAAAGGGCCGCGAACTGCGGTGCGAGGCACTGTATCCGGACACGGACGTCCTGGTGTTCGGGCACAGCCACATTCCGTGGGATACGGTCTCGCCCGGGGGGCTCCGGCTGCTGAATCCCGGCTCGCCCACGGATCGGCGCCGCCAGCCGGCCTGCACCTACATGGAGGCCGTGGTGGACGGCGGCCGCCTGGCGGAGGTCAGGCTGGTGGAGGTCCAGCGCGGCTGA